In Longimicrobium sp., one genomic interval encodes:
- the guaA gene encoding glutamine-hydrolyzing GMP synthase, producing MDPNRILIIDYGSQFTQLIARRIREQRVYCEIQPPTRSLEWVREWAPTGIILSGGPSSVYGEDVPTAEPELLRMGIPVLGVCYGMQLITFLEGGVVERGRREYGRAHVTIDEPAGIFAGFEPGERTQVWMSHGDHVVQPPPGYHRLASSDDVPWSAFAADDRPVYGVQFHVEVAHTVRGADIIGNFVFRVCGCEPTWTAGSYIENEIEKIRARVGADNVICGLSGGVDSSVAASLVHRAIGDQLTCIFVDTGLLRQGEREMVERTFRAHMGIRLEVVDASALFLERLQGVEDPETKRKIIGNTFIDVFEEASDRLGGDAKYLVQGTLYPDVIESLSVKGPSATIKTHHNVGGLKEEMRFALIEPLRELFKDEVRQVGRELGLPEEMVGRHPFPGPGLAIRVLGAVDARELAILRQADVIYLEEIRAAGLYDDIWQAFAVLLPVRSVGVMGDERTYENVCALRAVTSRDGMTADWYPFPHDVLARISTRIINEVTGINRVCYDISSKPPATIEWE from the coding sequence GTGGACCCCAATCGCATCCTGATCATCGACTACGGCTCGCAGTTCACGCAGCTGATCGCGCGGCGCATCCGCGAGCAGCGCGTGTACTGCGAAATCCAGCCGCCCACCCGCTCGCTGGAGTGGGTGCGCGAGTGGGCGCCCACGGGGATCATCCTGTCGGGCGGGCCGTCGTCCGTCTACGGCGAAGACGTGCCCACGGCCGAGCCGGAGCTGCTGCGGATGGGCATCCCCGTCCTCGGCGTGTGCTACGGGATGCAGCTGATCACCTTTCTGGAGGGCGGGGTGGTGGAGCGCGGCCGGCGCGAGTACGGCCGCGCGCACGTGACCATCGACGAGCCCGCGGGGATCTTCGCCGGCTTCGAGCCGGGCGAGCGCACGCAGGTGTGGATGAGCCACGGCGACCACGTGGTGCAGCCGCCCCCGGGCTACCATCGCCTGGCCAGCTCCGACGACGTGCCCTGGTCGGCGTTCGCGGCCGACGACCGGCCCGTCTACGGCGTTCAGTTCCACGTGGAGGTGGCGCACACCGTCCGCGGCGCCGACATCATCGGCAACTTCGTCTTTCGCGTCTGCGGGTGCGAGCCCACGTGGACGGCGGGTTCGTACATCGAGAACGAGATCGAGAAGATCCGCGCCCGCGTGGGTGCCGACAACGTGATCTGCGGCCTGTCGGGCGGGGTGGACTCGTCCGTGGCCGCGTCGCTGGTGCACCGCGCCATCGGCGACCAGTTGACCTGCATCTTCGTGGACACGGGGCTGCTGCGGCAGGGGGAGCGCGAGATGGTGGAGCGCACCTTCCGCGCGCACATGGGCATTCGCCTGGAGGTGGTGGATGCGTCGGCGCTCTTCCTGGAGCGGCTCCAGGGCGTCGAAGATCCCGAGACGAAGCGCAAGATCATCGGCAACACCTTCATCGACGTGTTCGAGGAGGCGTCGGACCGGCTGGGCGGCGACGCCAAGTACCTGGTGCAGGGGACGCTGTACCCGGACGTGATCGAGTCGCTTTCCGTCAAAGGCCCGTCGGCCACCATCAAGACGCACCACAACGTGGGCGGGTTGAAGGAGGAGATGCGGTTCGCGCTGATCGAGCCGCTGCGCGAACTGTTCAAGGACGAGGTGCGGCAGGTGGGGCGCGAGCTGGGGCTGCCGGAGGAGATGGTGGGGCGGCACCCGTTCCCTGGGCCGGGGCTGGCCATCCGCGTGCTGGGCGCGGTGGATGCGCGCGAGCTGGCCATCCTGCGCCAGGCCGACGTCATCTACCTGGAAGAGATCCGCGCGGCCGGCCTGTACGACGACATCTGGCAGGCCTTTGCGGTCCTGCTCCCGGTGCGCTCGGTGGGGGTGATGGGCGACGAGCGGACGTACGAGAACGTCTGCGCCCTGCGCGCCGTCACCAGCCGCGACGGCATGACGGCCGACTGGTACCCATTCCCGCACGACGTTCTCGCGAGGATTTCTACGCGGATCATCAACGAGGTTACCGGCATCAACCGCGTGTGCTACGACATCTCGTCGAAACCCCCGGCGACGATCGAGTGGGAGTAG